The Fusarium oxysporum Fo47 chromosome II, complete sequence genome includes a region encoding these proteins:
- a CDS encoding uncharacterized protein (expressed protein), with the protein MIPQSSRKPPVRQFPDQLAQRPKVSGVKRSRSGLSLSPPENQRKGPECHSATSLSRSDGLPNNSNDEITGTNEKQRSRENKLSCIQLSPAQQMKMEQLLRERFSRWIDEIKYTAPPEDRLPPRKRFKISQWRSGLPRTEEEDESEGDFVVISYPACRRGFFHLACPFYLHSPDKHQKCLIQHDLGSIETLIKHLIQHHDKPLYCSTCQKAFETLIDRDNHVLENACKRNNQKPLNGLTESQKAKLIKRDRYYLGESSRWRRIWSTVLPSTEQPRSPYLDRGEGLKVSMIRDFWAVDGQKFIFDFVKGLEIHADEKSATYHMICQKALDGLVNWVIKQDSNSNTLSFDR; encoded by the coding sequence ATGATACCACAAAGCTCTCGCAAGCCGCCAGTGAGGCAATTTCCTGATCAACTAGCCCAACGGCCTAAAGTCAGTGGAGTGAAACGGTCCAGATCAGGCCTGTCGCTATCTCCTCCTGAAAATCAACGTAAAGGGCCTGAATGTCACTCGGCTACATCGCTTTCAAGAAGCGATGGTCTCCCAAACAACAGCAACGATGAAATCACTGGCACAAACGAAAAGCAGCGATCTCGAGAGAATAAACTTTCTTGCATCCAGTTATCTCCGGCGCAGCAAATGAAGATGGAGCAACTTTTGAGAGAGAGGTTCAGCCGTTGGATTGATGAGATAAAATACACTGCGCCACCAGAGGACAGATTGCCTCCCCGAAAACGCTTTAAAATATCGCAATGGCGCTCGGGTCTTCCGAggactgaagaagaggatgaaagCGAGGGTGACTTCGTCGTGATCTCCTACCCAGCATGCAGAAGAGGCTTCTTTCATCTTGCTTGCCCGTTCTATCTCCACTCGCCCGACAAACACCAGAAATGTCTCATCCAACACGATTTGGGCTCTATTGAGACGTTGATAAAGCATCTTATTCAACATCACGATAAGCCTCTGTACTGTAGTACGTGCCAGAAAGCCTTCGAAACGTTGATTGATCGAGATAACCACGTGTTGGAGAATGCATGCAAGAGAAACAATCAGAAGCCACTGAATGGACTCACTGAAAGTCAAAAAGCCAAACTGATCAAGAGGGATCGGTACTATTTAGGAGAATCAAGTCGTTGGCGCCGTATTTGGTCAACAGTCTTGCCCAGCACAGAGCAGCCTCGATCTCCATACCTCGATCGGGGCGAGGGACTGAAAGTTTCTATGATAAGGGACTTTTGGGCTGTAGATGGCCAGAAATTCATCTTTGACTTCGTCAAGGGCCTGGAGATTCATGCGGATGAGAAGAGCGCAACTTACCATATGATCTGCCAAAAGGCACTCGATGGTCTGGTGAATTGGGTAATCAAACAGGATAGCAACTCAAATACTCTATCTTTTGATAGATGA
- a CDS encoding uncharacterized protein (expressed protein) translates to MNRMDIPSEQGAHHFERQTIDRICPGQASSRRASLPDNLFSSANMGHSISNLSPDLNGNASAIAVLPTNPQLYADMGGSVQHMKKEMKLDAPVSGLQTNQDTINLMKRPAEGSNAPQKKSRKTKSHNDVEESDRDHDYYSGSGEVEKKKEETFACPFYRKDPVRFLECINLRMVTISTVKQHLKRRHAANSHCPVCNKGFPSSKVFEDHVRKGSCSRSKTNSLDSIPPHILDALRFRSDRRMSSMTQWHEIWVLLFGESDTTPKPLLDGIAKEMTGIIRDIWSQDGNQIVSNYVQTRGLPAGSGEMLSLLLELLDRVEDRFENKPLLNESGKQLSGIKRPLMEANIGARDDSRQDSATLAHYPYRGFNVSDFANVETSTFRSSDPLMSISVAEDSYDTQSAGVAFEPRENCSEYAASSFPAYTEPLLCMTVLNPTDHPYDIFRQGPLSQMARPEIDQDWPGLSDDYSLSFLEE, encoded by the exons A TGAATCGCATGGATATCCCAAGTGAACAGGGAGCTCATCACTTTGAAAGGCAGACAATCGATCGTATATGTCCTGGTCAAGCAAGCTCTCGTCGAGCGTCGTTGCCAGATAACCTGTTCTCCTCAGCAAACATGGGCCATTCGATATCAAACCTTTCACCAGATCTCAACGGAAATGCAAGCGCTATTGCTGTGCTTCCAACAAACCCTCAACTGTACGCTGATATGGGTGGCTCAGTCCAGCAcatgaagaaggaaatgaaACTGGATGCCCCAGTTTCGGGGCTCCAGACAAATCAAGATACGATCAACTTGATGAAAAGACCGGCCGAAGGCAGCAATGCACCCCAGAAGAAAAGCAGAAAGACCAAAAGTCACAACGATGTTGAGGAATCAGACCGTGATCATGATTATTATTCTGGCAGcggtgaggttgagaaaaagaaagaagagacatTCGCATGTCCGTTTTACAGAAAGGATCCAGTTCGCTTTCTTGAGTGCATAAATCTCAGAATGGTTACTATTTCAACCGTCAAGCAGCATCTGAAGAGACGACATGCAGCAAACTCGCATTGCCCGGTCTGCAATAAAGGCTTTCCCTCGTCAAAGGTATTCGAGGACCATGTACGGAAAGGGAGCTGTTCTCGCAGTAAAACAAATAGCTTGGATAGCATACCTCCTCATATCTTGGATGCTCTCAGGTTTCGTTCTGACAGACGTATGTCATCTATGACTCAGTGGCACGAAATCTGGGTGCTTTTGTTTGGGGAGTCGGATACTACACCCAAGCCGCTTCTGGACGGAATTGCCAAAGAGATGACAGGAATAATTCGCGATATCTGGAGTCAAGACGGCAATCAGATTGTTTCAAACTATGTCCAAACACGAGGTCTACCAGCTGGTTCAGGAGAAATGTTGTCTTTACTACTAGAGCTTCTCGACAGAGTTGAGGATCGATTTGAAAACAAGCCGCTCCTAAATGAGTCTGGCAAACAGCTTTCTGGTATCAAAAGGCCTCTGATGGAAGCCAACATAGGAGCAAGAGACGACTCACGCCAGGACTCTGCAACTCTTGCCCACTACCCCTATCGGGGGTTCAATGTGTCAGACTTTGCAAATGTCGAGACTTCAACCTTCCGATCCAGCGATCCTCTCATGTCAATTTCCGTTGCTGAAGACTCTTACGATACCCAATCAGCTGGGGTAGCGTTCGAACCAAGGGAGAACTGCTCTGAGTACGCGGCTAGTAGCTTTCCAGCGTATACAGAGCCATTGCTGTGTATGACAGTATTAAATCCTACCGATCATCCTTATGATATCTTCAGACAAGGCCCTCTATCACAAATGGCTAGGCCAGAGATCGATCAAGATTGGCCTGGGCTCTCTGATGACTATTCTCTCAGTTTCTTGGAGGAGTAA